A stretch of DNA from Acomys russatus chromosome 4, mAcoRus1.1, whole genome shotgun sequence:
GGGCTTCTCTTCTCCtacacccacccacccgcccACCCGCAGACCAAGATCGTGCTGCTTTTCCCGCTTGACAAGCGGCAGCAGCTGGCAGAGGCAGCGGTGGGCCCACATGTGTGGCCCAGGCGGCCGGCTGAGGATGCGCTCGGCGCCCCGACGTGCTACCCAGCAGTGGCGCCCATGCTGCGTGGGGCAGGCGACGGCGTGGAGAGGCGCGAAGGCGCGCGAGCGCGGGAGATGAAGAGGATcttggtgctgctgctgcagctggacGCGCGGCTGCAGGAGGAGGGGCATCGAGGGACAGGCGGGCCGGGGGGCGGGGTCAAGGCCCCACAGAGCTGGCAACCACTGTATGCACACGTTCTGTCCCAGCGAGAGACCTGCTGCGGAGGCGAACCCCGCGAGGAGCAGCCGCGCAAGCGACGCCGCTGCCCTCGCCCGCACCTCTGAGTGCCTGGTCCGGCCCCCAGCGCCAGGACTGTGCTCAATAAAGAGCACATGGCAACTCTGGCGTCTGCCACTTCTGTCCCAGGGTCAGAAGTGAGTAAGAATAAACAGTACTTAGCACCGTCACCTACTAAGAACCTAGAGCCAGGGTGGCCTTCGACTTATTTCTGTCGGGATTGGGGATTTAGCTCCGTGGTAGAGCGcttaaagccctgggttcagtcctcagctctggaggaggggaaaaaaaaagacaaaataacttATTTCTGTGGCACAAAGGTCAGCTCATCCCAGATCCATAGGCTCAAGGTGGGCTTCAGCAAACTACTTGGCAATGCTAGGAAGAACTTGTTTCAGGCAAAGGCTTAACGTCTCCCAAGAGACCCCAACGTTCAAAAATCCCTCTTGGGCAGAGGGAGGGTCTCAGGCTGCTAAGGAAGAACTCAGGAAGAACAGAGTGGCTGGTCAGCTTTGGTGGGGCTGGAACCTCAAATTCTGCTTATGGCAGCACAGGAGGGGCTTGATCTTCTGGTCTCCTGCCTAACAGTGGTAGTTCCCAAGCATTCAGCTTCACAAAACTTAGGGTCCCAGAGTTAAAGTACTTTTCTCCCGAGGTACCCAGTTCCACCCTTGCCCAGTTTGTAGCCAAAAACTCTTCCAAACCACTACTCTAAGGCAAACCCATCATCCCACTGTGTCTCCACTACCTCTCTAAAGCCCAAGGCTGAAACTTGAGTGTGTACTCCCAAGTCCCCAGCCCCTCAGCACCTCAGTGCTTGCCCTTCGCTCTTCCACACTGACATGGCCTCCAAATGTCAGTCTGACTCTTCTATCAGACTGCTGGCTTTCCAGCTCCAGACCAGACCCCAAAGACCAGACCCACCCCCAGTCATAGCCGGCTGTGGTAATTGCTTCAGGAAATCTCAGGAGTCTTATTTCAGGAGTCTTATTTCCGGCCACACACTAACTCAGAATGCTTCACTTAAAGCCAGAGGTGGCAGGATAAAGGTCTCAGCTCGCTAGGCCTATAAGCCGTGGGATTATGGATGATGGCCTTTTGTCACTATCCAGAGGCTTGAATCATGCTGGAAAATATGTGATACACAGCATGTCTTTCCACTTAAGAGCTATCTGCCCTGTCACATGGTTATCAGCACATGCGTGCTTGGCCCAAACTGGCTCTATCATCCATCCTCTTTCCCAGGCCTGTAATTGGGAACTTTAAGAGACCTTCCCAGTTACCAACAACCGTATGATCAGATCCTGTTCCTAAGACCTGTTTCACCCTTGTGAGCCTAAAAACATCCAAGATCTTTGTAATAAAAATCCCTATTTTAGTTTTAAGTTGCAACTATAATGGTCCCAAGGTGGTGAGGCTCATTGCTTCTTTTTATAGAGTTTGAAACGCCACAAGAGAGATTTGGTCTTGCTTAGTGTTGCTATGTGAGCTTCAGAGCTGAGGGTCAGGGCTAAGCACAGGAAGTCCTCAGTGTAACTGTAggtgtgtggtttctttttagAGCTGAGAGTAGGGCTGCACACCTGGCCAGAGCACACATATTTGGGAGAATTAACGGCAGTGCTGGCCAGCTAGGCCCCTGTCATGGACTCCCAAATAGCTGCCATCAGCCCCATGGGGGACTGGTAGAtgagtgggggctgggggaatgggggaagggggtTGCTGAAAGACTGAGGTCATAATGAGCCCAATCTAAGATCCTTCTCGAaccattccttcccacccccacagccAGGTAACGCTCTAGACAAGCTAGGTGACCTGCCAGGAGAGCAGCCTACGAAGCTGGGACTCTGGGACCCTAAGGAGGAGTTAAGTCCTAACTAACAGGGCCACTTGGGGTggagctacaaaaagaaaccgCCAGAGGCGGCGCTGAGAACTGAGAGGGCCGGTTATCCGCCCAGGAGGCCCGTAGGGCTTCAGGGCACACTGAGCCCAGAAGGTGGCGTCGGTGCACAGGACTCGCCGTGTCCGCAGGCTGCCTTCATTGGACCACATTGCAGTGGTAGTGGACCAAGGCTCAGGCTTCACCAAGGCGGGCTTCGCTGGGGAGGTCCAGCCGCGCGTCGTGCTGAAGAGCTCGAGTCTGATGCCCAGTTGGGACCGGCCGGTGCTGCCGGGGGCACCGGGTTGTGAGCTGGCGGGAGGCGTGGCCCGTGCGCATCCTATCAAgcatggtgtggtggtggacTGGGACGCACTGGAGGGACTGTGGGAGCGCATAATGGTGGGAGGCCTGCAGGTCCACCCGGAGCAGTGGCCTGTGCTGGTGAGCGACTCCCCATCGGCACCACCCGAGGGCCGAGAGAAGGTGGCTGAGCTGCTGTTTGAAGCCCTAACAGTGCCTGCGTGCCACATGGCCAGCACAGCTCTGCTGGCACTCTGCTCCACTGGAACGTTCAGTGGGCTGGCCGTAGAGGCCGGCGCGGGCGTGTGCCACGCCACACCCATCTACGCTGGTCACTCCTGGCACAAGGCCACTTTCCGTCTGAACTTGGCAGGCAGCACCCTGTCGCGCTACTTTCGAGACCTGCTGGTGGCAGCGTGCCCTGATCTTCAGCTGCAGGCTCTGCCCCGCAAGACAGTTACACAACTCAAGAAACGTTGCTGCTATGTGTCGCTAGATTTCCAAGGTGATGTCTGTGACCCTGCCCGCCACCGGAGGGCCTGTTTTTGCCTGGGCAATGACTATTATGTGCACCTCGGCAGCGAGCGCTTCCGCTGCCCTGAACCCATCTTCCAGCCAAGTCTCCTAGGCCACCCTGAGCCAGGACTGCCCACGTTGGCCTTCCAGGCACTGCAAACGATACCCACAACACTGCGGACACGGCTGGCCAAGTCGGTGGTACTGGCTGGTGGTTCCACCCTTTTCCCCGGCTTTGTGGAGCGCatgaccctggagctggaggcacaGTGCCGGAGGCATGGGTACTCGACCCTGCAGCCCTGCCTGGTGGCTCAGCCTGGGCGGGGCACAGCTGTGTGGACTGGAGGTTCCATGATGGCCTCCTTGCACTCCTTTCAGTGCCGCTGGGTGACTCGGGCCATGTACTATGAGTACGGCCCTTGTGTGGTGCGACACGTGTTCGATTGAGGTTTATACTGAACTAGACTGGATGGGGCCACCGGGGCTGCTGCAGGAACAGAGGCTGCAACTCTGCCCTAGCATGGAGAACCAGATAAACAGAGTCAAGTGTTTGCAGCTGGCATAGTTATCATATGGGGATGggctgtccctgtccctttctGGGGGGGACAGCCCCTGACCTTCATTTTGCTTTCAATTGGAATACCCAAACCACTGCCAGTTCTGAGAATGCCAATCCAGCAGGGCTGGACAACACTTGAAAGAACAAcaccgccaggcgtggtggcgcacgcctttgctcccggtactcggggaggcagaggcaggcggatcgctaaaCACTAAAACTCTTAAATGAGGGAACTAGAAGCTCTGTCCCTAGTTGTGTGCACAGGTGATCCTTGAAGgtctcacttttcctttttctgtagaaaatggggtcagaggtcaggagtGTAGTACAGTACCAAGCAGGTGCAAGACCTTGAGTTCTACCctcagtaccaaaaaaaaaaaaaaaaaaaaaaaaaaggcctgcaACAACCTCCCTCACCCGCAGAAGAGCTATGGACACAAGGAGGAGTTTTGgagttttgttcttttctgtttaaaaacaggatctcactatatggCCCAGGGGTTCAGCCTCAAGCTCTTCTgtctcttccaagtgctggggctaaggTGTAAGCTGctgccagacagtggtggtgcacaaattaatcccagcacttgggaggcagaggcaggtggacctatgagttcaaggccagcctggtctacagaacagtccaaaatacacagagaaaaatgtaaggttctttttttttttttttttttttttctatgtagcctttggctgtcctagactcgctttgtagaccaggctggccttgaactcacagagatccgcctgcctctgcctcccaggcacctGGCAAGATGGTTCTTAACAAATAAAGggagggttggttttgtttttgtttgttttggtcactTAAGGatctggagccctggctgtcaacGCTTGTCAGCACAGGCTATGGCACAGGCCAGTAAGCTGgtaagcatatgcacacacaccttctcACATGTCCTGAGGTTAGGCCCTGCCTCGAAAGGATTGAGTACCTGTGGACATATGTAAGTTCGTATCTTATATCCTTCTGGGTACTGATATTACATCAGGCCAACAAAAACTTACTATGTTGCCTGCTGTGTTTTGGGTACTGGgaacaaagcaaagaacagaacacaagatctctgcctcctccttccccaacagggtctcactctagtcagactggcctgaaacagattacaggtgtgagccaccgtgaCCCACTTAATTGTTCCTTTCACACCTGACTTATTAAATGAGGAAACTGTGGCCCAGGGAGTGAAGGGAACAGTCATTAAGTGGGACTACAGAATTTGAACCTGAGCGCCCATATCCACAGCCCTGAGCCACAGCAGGAAAAAGTCCCCCTGCATCACTGACCCATGTCATCTCATCTCGGGTTCCTCCTAGGCCCCTTCCTGCACTTACCAGCTTTGTAGCATCCATGGCCAGAAGGACAGCGCGGTTCAGTGACTCCAGTGCAGCCAGCACAGGCCGATAGACACCCAGGTGTTTGGAGAAATAGTCTGTGGGCAGAAGAGGTGCTCAAGGGCTGCAGCCcaaaccatctccccaacctGGAATTCTTCAGCTGTCCCGGCCTTCCTGTCCCATGAGACTAGCCCCAGAGAGTGTCCCTTTACCATCCCCACCTGCCCGGGGGCTGCGACACAAGGGCCAGCATAGGCCTACTCACCACACAGCTTCTCTGTTTCTAAATTGCtgtgagggaaagagaaaacagcctTCAGACTCTTCGACCCTGGGCCTGGGGACATGAACATAGCCAGTGTCCTCATCCCTTCTACTCATCCTGACATGTCcgtttggtgggggaggggcatagaCACTTGAAAGGATCAGTCCAAATCCTTGAAGCTTTGAACACTGAGCAAGTCTGCTGTTTACACAAAGGTGataggaagagaagggaagggagaagggcagCCTTCATGGCGGGTGTGTCCCCACGTGAAGACGCAGGGAAGGAGTGTACAGGAGCCCGATGTGTAGCTGTGCACACGTAGGAAGGTGTGTATCCCTGCATCTGCATCTACGGGCGGAGGCGGGCAGAACCCAGCTGTCCTCAAACATCCTCTGCTTGGCAATGGCAGGGCTGAGCCTGGGTGGTGACTCAGGCCTGGTTATTCTGGGGTCCCAGCTGGAAGCAGTGTAGCAACAAGACTGCAACTGGAGAAGGTGTAGGGGTGGGTTGAAGGTTGGCACTGGGCCCTggtgtctctccccaccccctgtccTCCAGAAAGAACCGTCACAGCAGGGGACAACAGTGGGTTGGGACAACCTGGCCTGGCACTGCCACAGCAAGCGATTCCTTCTATTGTACTCACTCGGTGAGATGCCCATCGATGCCGCGGAACAGTTCCCGAAGCTCGGCTGAGCTGAGAACCCCATCAGCAAAGTAATTCTGGAACTCTTCAAATGAGAGCTTACCATCATCTGCGAAGAGACAGGGCATGAGTCCTGGCTGCATCCTGTTCCCAGATCCAGGCTCCCCAGAGACCTGACAGCATTCCCAATCACTCAGCCAGATAGCTTAAGGGTTCTGACGTCaggcgtggggtggggggaacaccCTGACTGTACAAAAGGCAAGGATTCCCAAAAGTATATGCCAAAAGAAACAGGGCCCACACGTACAGGATACATTTGGTAGGAACTCAATGTCTACCAAATATAAATATGAGAGAACAGCTTGGGATACATCAGAACTTAGTTTAGGACTTAGGGTACAGTCCCTGGCCCCCACAAACTAATTTTGCCCTAGAGTAGAAGAGACCTCCATGCTCTGGCCCCAGGACCTTCCCAGGGGAGTCACAGAAAAGCAGATGAAGGCTTCCTAACAGCAGGACTCTACAAAGCAGCAGACTGGCTGGGAGGAGAATGAGCTTCCCAACGGAGGGGCGCGTaagcagagcagagagcagaggaggaagatggctaAAGACAAGAGGATTTGGTCTGAGGGACAAGTAAAGATGGGAGGGTCTGAGCCCCCACAAAAGAATGCGCTGGGAGCAGgtatcttggggtggggggggtattgttttgttttcaagacagtgttgctctatagccctggctgtcctggaacttattctgtagaccaggctggcctcaaactcagagatccacctgcctctgcctcctacgtgctgggaatcaaagcatgtgccaccactgcccagcttaagaGCATGCATCTTAGATCAATGGTCCCCACCAGTGTAGAGAAGCCCATGAAAGGGCAAGCGCTAGGGACACAAGGAGGCTGAACTGCAAGTCTGCTGGcccagggagagggaaagggaaggcagAATGAGTGCCCCACCCCCTCAGTCAAGGAGCCTAGGGTAATGTAGCAAGCAAATGTGGATCCCAGGCCCAGTAATTAAAGGCTTAAACAATGGACTCACTCTTCTGACCCTCTATTGCTTTGCCCATGAAATGGAATGAGGGATTCCCACCTAGCAAGCTGTTGTAAGGACATCACGAGGTCGAGTACAAACACCCATCACTGAGCTAGACTACTGCCTTAACATAAGCCCCCACCTCCAGCCTCAGAGCAAACCACATTTCCCTGTCCCCTATTCTGCGCATCATCTATTCTCCAGGAAGGGTCCCTTGCTTGATTTCCCACTTGGTGGCTCTTAAGACTTCACTTTAAGCTGCACCTCCAAGACCCTAGCTCTCCTACCCTGCTTGTGCaccacccccaaaacacacacactgtgggacCCAAGGGGAAGAAAACACTCACCATTCTTGTCTGCTCTGCGGAAAACCTAGGGCACAAAGGGAAATGAGTGGGTGCTGAGAGTGAAGCCAGGAAGATAggagtctcccccccccccaagccagtGGGGCCCCAGCTGGCCAGCCACCCAGCCCCCTGCATCGCCTTCCCCCTGTTCCGGGCAGTCCTGCAGGAGGCTCCAGCAAGGCAGCACAGGAAGAGCGCACAGCAAGCCCTAGCACTGGCTCCCTCCTACTGCAGGGCTGGCTTCACGGTGGGTGGGTGCTCCTGGCCAGCTCTCTGTACCTTCACCTCCCACAGCTGGAGTCTAGCCCAAGTTCACTGTGATGTATCAGCCTTTGGCATGTTTCCCAGCTTGAGGAACCTTGGACAGATGGGCCATGATCCATCCCGAGGAGCCTTGGAAGCCCTATCATATCTGAACCCAGGTGTCCTCCCATAGTCCACTCCATTCTCCATCCACTCTCAGTGAACAGGCTCTTGCTTTGTGCCTGCTGAAGACTGGCAGGCAGTGGCTAGCCCTTTGTGAGTGCTTTTGGTTTTCTCACGTGAGGGAGAAGCCTAGAGGTTAACCCTTTCAGGGCTGGGGCGTCTTATAAGGCCAACTCATCATGAAGAGTAGGAGCATCTGTGTATACACGTTTGCGTAAGGGGCAAGGAGGGTGGGGAGAGTTTGCAGATGTTGTAGAGGCAGTGATGAAACAGACACAGCAGCATACTCAAGCTCCTGCCCCTACCAGGAACCAGTCTACCACAGCAGCTAAGCAAAGGGCATCAGGTTCAAGGCCTGGACAGAACCCCAACTCCCTCAGGGTCACTGGGCTAAGCAACCAATACAACCCTTAGGCTGACTCAGAGAAGGTCTGCTACTAGATTGGGGGTCACAGAGCAGCTCAATGTGGTCCAGCTGGGGTGATTAGGATGggggtgaggcaggagagctAAGCTAGGAATGAAGACACTCCATCCACATCCCAGTGTGCCCCCTGACTCCATCTGTGACTTAGAACATGTCTCCTCGGGTCCAAAGGACCATAGTCAAGGTGCTGAGTCACTAGGGCATTGGGGAGGGGGCATGACAGCAAGGACTTCTGGAGTAGGAGCAGGAGCCAGCCAGGACTGGCTGAGCACAACAAAAAGGTAAGGTTGTGGGGTGGGCGTAGAGCAGTGACTGAGGCAGGTAGGGTGTTCCTCAGCTACAAAGGGTTTCAAGGCCACCTGCTGCCCACGAGAACAGTCCCTTACCAACTGTAGGACACTGACACCCTCGGATCAGGCCTGAGGCTTCTGGGGCAGGACAGAGCTCCTTCTAGATCCAGGTTCTCTTGTCCTATCAGCCCAGCAGGGACTGCCAAGGAGCCAGTCGGTGATGGCTGCTGTGACTCAATGTTGACAGCTCCTAGCCTCACTGGGCACATTTGGGGTGAGGAACAGTAACGCATCAGGGACATGGAGACACACAAGCGGCACAGACAGAACAAGGAACACAAAGGCGGGAGGGTCAGAACAGCAGGGCCACAATCTAGAAGAGGGACCAAAAGATGTGGAGGGAGACAGGGACACGGAAGACCAAGACCTGAAGAGCCCCGTGCCCGCCCACTGGTGCCCCACTCACATCCTGGAAAAGCGCGTGTCCCGCGGCAGGCGCAGAGTGTCGCGGTGGCTGGGGGGCAGGTGGCCCGAGCAAGCACACAGCGAGCAGCCCGGCGCACGCCATGGCTTGGAGGATCGCAAGGCTGCGGGCTGCAGCTCCCAGGCCGCCTAGGATGGCTGGGGGCGGGGCGTCCGCCCATTGGCCCAAGCatggccccgcccccacccggCCTCGGTTTCCCTGCCTGGAAGTTTTCCAAACGGGGGTGTAGCAAAGAGCCACCCAGGGGGCACCGGCAGTGACAGTTTGCCAGGGGTCCAGAGCTCCAACCACTCTAGTGTAGGAAAGCAAAGCTCTAAGCGCAGAAGCCGTAACAAGTCAAACACTTATGCTCTCTGGGAACCTAGCCACATCCCTGCCTAATGGAGACAATAGGTGGCCCCCAAGAGTGCCAGGGCTCCCATAGTAATTCCACTCAGCTTAATGCAAATCATACATTCTCAGtcatccctcccttctcccagatCTCTGCCCCAGCACCTCTTCCAGAGAAACTCTCGGGTCTTCTCGCTTGCAAGGCAGGCCTGGAGGGAGGGAACCCATGCTGCAAACACGCACaggtgtgcacagacacatgcacacaggaaagcATATGACACAATTCAATGTGCTGCATCTTTACTAGTGCTCAGAAATGTCTGGGAGGCACACAGCAagcttttttatttactatttgattttccgagacagggtctctctgcgtagccaggctggcttcgaactcacagagatccacctgcctctgcctcccaagtgctgggattaaaggctagcaAGCTAACTCTTTAACACTCCCTTTcctgcagtttttttttcctttgttttttagagacagggtttccctgtcaCCCAAGCTGTCcaggactcagtttgtagagcaggctggcctcgaacccacagctaCCCAGCTGCCTCTACCGGGATTAAAGGCTCCCTTTCCTGCACTTTAACATGAACACTTCCTACCAGTCGCTGGGTCAGTGTTCTTCGTCTCAAGGGGTTACAAAGCGAAAGGGAATTAATCAGATAGGAACAGGGATGCGCATCCCTCGACCCCCAGCCCTAACACCAtcaacatatttattaaaatcaaAGCAGGAGGGAACAGAACTGTTAGGAAACAAATCAAAGTGCAGGCTGGAGGGTGGGGCAGAACAATGGAGGAGCACTCCAAGCACAGGAGGGACCCCACACCCATCCGTCCTGTCCACCCTGTCAGCGAAGGCTCTTAGTCACCCTTCTCATCTCAAACCCACAGGGATGCAGCCAGGGTGCTGGTACAACCTTCTAAAACGGGACTGTTTCTCCAACCCATCCATGGATgtgtctcctcccccccccccccccgccccatcccaaTAAATAAACTGCTTGGGCCTCAGCTCCTTTCTGGGTAGGGCAAAAGAACAGCTAGGGGGCCCTGCCCTTGCTTCAGAGTATAGGAAGTTGGGGCATCAACCCCATACCCCTCCCATTCTTTGCTTATTCCCCAGGCTTGCCAGAGAGGCctcgataaataaataaacgctCCATTAAAGCTTCTTCGATCGGAAAACCTTtaagcagtgagtgctcttgcTGCCCTGCAAACCCGGCCAGCCAAGCTGCCCCGCCTGGCCTGGCTGACACAGGATTCCGGGAGCAGGCAG
This window harbors:
- the Actl10 gene encoding actin-like protein 10 produces the protein MASKCQSDSSIRLLAFQLQTRPQRPDPPPVIAGCAQKVASVHRTRRVRRLPSLDHIAVVVDQGSGFTKAGFAGEVQPRVVLKSSSLMPSWDRPVLPGAPGCELAGGVARAHPIKHGVVVDWDALEGLWERIMVGGLQVHPEQWPVLVSDSPSAPPEGREKVAELLFEALTVPACHMASTALLALCSTGTFSGLAVEAGAGVCHATPIYAGHSWHKATFRLNLAGSTLSRYFRDLLVAACPDLQLQALPRKTVTQLKKRCCYVSLDFQGDVCDPARHRRACFCLGNDYYVHLGSERFRCPEPIFQPSLLGHPEPGLPTLAFQALQTIPTTLRTRLAKSVVLAGGSTLFPGFVERMTLELEAQCRRHGYSTLQPCLVAQPGRGTAVWTGGSMMASLHSFQCRWVTRAMYYEYGPCVVRHVFD